Genomic segment of Myxococcus stipitatus:
AAACCGGTTCCTGAACGGCTTCGGCCCCTTGTTCGGCACGTACTACTACTACACGTGCGTGGGTGGACCGAGCCAGCACCTCGTCGGCCGGATGAAGTACATCATGCTCCAGTCCGCCGACACCATCTATGGCCCCATTGCCGGGCAGAGCTGCCTGCCGGCTCCGTGACGTGAGTCTCCGCCGGAGCGGGAATCGGTTCCGCTCCGGTGGTCGTCACGTCACGTCGACGGCACGGGCTTCCGGGCTTCGATGAGGAAGCGCGTCGTGTGCGCGAGGAACGGGCCGTCGCGCAGGATGCGCTCGTGCAACGCTCGCAGCTGGGGCCGGTACTGCTCCACCGTGAAGCCCGGGACCATCCAGATGACCTTGCGCAGGAAGTAGATGACCGCGCCGATGTCCAGGAACTCCGTGCGCAGCCGCTCCAAGCGCAGGTCCACGACCTCGAGCCCCGCCGCCTCGGCCTCGGCGCGTGCATCGTCGGGGTGTCGCTTCCGGTGGAGCTCCTCGGGCAAGGGACCGAGGAAATACTCCACGAGCTCGAAGACACTCGCGGGCCCCACCTGCTGCGAGAAGTACGTCCCTCCCGGCTGGAGCACGCGGGCAATCTCCCGCCACCACGTCGTCACCGGATGGCGGCTGACGACCAGGTCGAATGCGCCGTCCGCGAACGGGAGCGGCGGCTCGTCCGCATCCGCCACCACCACGACACCTCGAGGATGAAGCAGGCGCGTGGCCTTCGCGACATTGGGCGGCCAGGACTCCGTCGCCACGATGAGCCGTGGCAACGTCGACACACCCGCGAGCACCTCGCCTCCCCCTGTCTGGATGTCGAGCGCCGCGGAGGCCCGGGCCATCCGCTCCCCCATCCGACGCTGATATCCCCAGGAGGGACGCTGCTCCGTGGCACGCCCGTCCAGCCAGGAGAAGTCCCAGCCCTCCACCGACACGCTCGCGGCCTCGGCCTCCAGGTCCTCATAGCTTCGTGACATGGCTGGGATTTCTAGCGTGGCCCCAAGCCCCACGCGAGCAGCCCGGCCGGACACTGTCGCCGGGTGGGACGAACGGAGGTGACACCCCCATGAGCAGGCGGTGTTTTTCGATGCATGAACATTCACTCCCAGCGTTGTGATGACAGTCAGGCGGATTCCACGAGACATGTCGCGTCGCCCCGGATGAGAGCCAGGGCCCGTCCCAGGTCGAAGCTCGCCTGGCTCTCCCTGGCCGTGTTCGTCGGTCTGGCGGGGACCGTCAGCGGTTGTGACAATGACGACGAGCCCACGACGACCCTGCACGCCGACCTGCAAGCCCTCATCGAGGACTCCGTCGCCAAGGGCCTGACGCCCGGTGCCTCCCTCGCCGTCACCTCGGGCCGAGGCCAGACGTGGCTCGGCGCCGCGGGGGTCTCCAACGTCGAGCAGGCGCAGGCCCGGTCCCCCCAGGACCGCTTCCGCGCGGGCAGCATCCTGAAGACCCTGGTCGCCACCGCCGTGCTCCAGTCCGTCGAGCAGCACAAGCTCGCGCTGGAGGACCCCCTGACGAAGCACCTGCCCGCGAGCGTGACGAACCGCATCGAGCACGCACGGGACATCACCGTGGCCATGCTGCTCGCGCACCGCTCCGGCATCCCGGAGTGGGTCACCTCCGATGTGGACATGCGCATCTTCGAGGACCCGGAGCACCGCTGGACGCTCGAGGAGATTCTCGACCTCTCCCGTGCACAGCCCTCGGTGTTTCCGCCGGGCACCGGGTATGGGTACTCGAACACGAACTACGTGCTCCTGGGTGAAGTCCTCTCGGCGGTGGAGGGGAGGAGCTGGCGCGAGGTGGTCCGTGAGCGAGTCCTCGCGCGAGCGGGCCTCTCCCACTCGCTGCTGCCCGAGCCGGGCGACCCGACCTGCCCTGCGCCCTGCGCGCGCGGCTACATCTCCTTCGATGAGAAGCTCGTGGACATCACCCTCGTCGACCCGTCGATGGCGGGGGCGTCTGGTGGTCACGCCCTGGTGACCAGCGTCACCGACCTGGGCCTCTTCTGGAAGAAGCTCC
This window contains:
- a CDS encoding class I SAM-dependent methyltransferase; its protein translation is MSRSYEDLEAEAASVSVEGWDFSWLDGRATEQRPSWGYQRRMGERMARASAALDIQTGGGEVLAGVSTLPRLIVATESWPPNVAKATRLLHPRGVVVVADADEPPLPFADGAFDLVVSRHPVTTWWREIARVLQPGGTYFSQQVGPASVFELVEYFLGPLPEELHRKRHPDDARAEAEAAGLEVVDLRLERLRTEFLDIGAVIYFLRKVIWMVPGFTVEQYRPQLRALHERILRDGPFLAHTTRFLIEARKPVPST
- a CDS encoding serine hydrolase domain-containing protein, whose product is MRARARPRSKLAWLSLAVFVGLAGTVSGCDNDDEPTTTLHADLQALIEDSVAKGLTPGASLAVTSGRGQTWLGAAGVSNVEQAQARSPQDRFRAGSILKTLVATAVLQSVEQHKLALEDPLTKHLPASVTNRIEHARDITVAMLLAHRSGIPEWVTSDVDMRIFEDPEHRWTLEEILDLSRAQPSVFPPGTGYGYSNTNYVLLGEVLSAVEGRSWREVVRERVLARAGLSHSLLPEPGDPTCPAPCARGYISFDEKLVDITLVDPSMAGASGGHALVTSVTDLGLFWKKLRAGALFERKETLDAMFAFQPAPEPESRLVGYGLGVMRLESRGVVAIGHLGTTAGYQSFMLEVPATGRIVTGNINVMGDLAAVLEPILERVGQP